Proteins encoded in a region of the Vicia villosa cultivar HV-30 ecotype Madison, WI linkage group LG5, Vvil1.0, whole genome shotgun sequence genome:
- the LOC131603614 gene encoding uncharacterized protein LOC131603614: protein MSLQGQLDRFKKQQEKCQSTLSSIAASQVGGRKPSNAVVGNAASNGRNQTSGIKFSKDTERLQQINSIRKAPVGAQMKRVIDLLLETRKAYTPEQINEVCYVDMRANKDVFDNLRKNPKVHYDGQRFSYKAKYGLKDKTELLQLVRKYPEGIAVIDLKDAYPAVMEDLQALKAAGQIWLLANFDSQEDVAYPNDPKANIKVDDDLKQLFRSIELPRDMIDIERDLQKNGMKPATNTAKRRSAAQIEGISSKPKPKKKKSEITKRTKLTNAHLPELFRNLNNP, encoded by the exons ATGTCTCTGCAAGGACAATTGGATAGGTTCAAGAAACAGCAAGAGAAGTGTCAATCGACGCTTTCGAGCATTGCGGCGAGTCAGGTTGGTGGGAGAAAGCCTAGTAATGCAGTAGTTGGAAATGCGGCGAGCAATGGGAGAAATCAGACAAGTGGTATCAAGTTCTCGAAAGATACGGAGAGGCTTCAGCAGATTAATAGTATACGTAAAGCTCCTGTTGGTGCGCAGATGAAGCGTGTTATTGATCTATTGCTTGAG ACGCGGAAGGCGTATACTCCAGAGCAAATAAATGAAGTATGCTATGTTGACATGAGGGCTAACAAAGATGTTTTTGACAATCTGAGGAAAAACCCAAAAGTACACTATGACGGGCAACGATTCTCTTACAAG GCAAAGTATGGCCTTAAGGATAAAACTGAGCTTCTTCAACTGGTACGTAAGTATCCAGAGGGCATTGCTGTTATCGACCTCAAGGATGCTTACCCCGCTGTGATGGAAGACTTACAG GCTTTGAAAGCTGCAGGGCAGATATGGCTGCTTGCCAACTTCGATTCACAGGAAGACGTTGCATACCCGAATGACCCCAAAGCAAACATTAAGGTGGATGATGACCTAAAACAGCTATTCCGGAGTATTGAGTTGCCTCGTGACATGATTGATATAGAGAGGGATCTTCAAAAGAATGGAATGAAGCCTGCTACCAACACTGCAAAGAGGAGGAGTGCAGCACAAATTGAAGGCATTTCTTCCAAGCCCAAGCCTAAGAAGAAGAAGAGCGAAATCACCAAAAGAACCAAGCTGACCAATGCCCATCTTCCGGAGCTTTTTCGGAACCTAAACAATCCCTGA
- the LOC131603613 gene encoding uncharacterized protein LOC131603613 isoform X2, with protein MSFAMQCSSFAYSCCVPHRFSPTALSFPACKWNGFKIQPKNQIAVFCGAEDRSSNFDSHRKRKVVEHICLLKAKEALSDEEENDMLDYLYTTQYQMGGIIAISLGRVSAQNPDQYTHALYMRFQKKENLEKFYENSFYSKVLKDHVMTYCHGLINVDYESEVDDDMLSIFRKGEEFSHGVEFVLLLSFNEDALDNKVEHALASLITVMLESPSLIVQFTQGLNFNESSKEYTHGVVIRFRSVEAFKIFLRSQEYKDVWLSKFQPIVLKSLSLHFSVDPVGTELM; from the exons ATGAGTTTTGCAATGCAATGCTCAAGCTTTGCTTATTCTTGTTGTGTCCCTCATCGATTCTCCCCAACCGCCCTATCTTTTCCAGCTTGCAAATGGAACGGATTCAAGATCCAACCAAAGAATCAGATTGCTGTATTCTGTGGTGCCGAGGACCGGAGCTCTAACTTTGATTCTCACAGGAAAAG AAAAGTTGTGGAGCACATTTGTCTCCTCAAAGCAAAAGAGGCTTTGTCCGACGAAGAAGAGAATGACATGCTTGATTATTTGTATACCACCCAATATCAAATGGGTGGTATTATTGCAATTTCATTAG GGCGCGTTTCTGCTCAGAATCCTGACCAGTATACTCATGCTCTGTACATGCGGTTTCAGAAGAAGGAAAACCTTGAAAAGTTCTATGAGAATTCCTTTTACTCCAAGGTTCTCAAGGACCACGTAATGACTTACTGCCAT GGATTAATTAATGTGGATTATGAATCTGAAGTCGATGATGACATGCTTTCTATTTTTCGCAAAGGAGAG GAGTTTAGCCATGGAGTGGAGTTTGTTCTTTTGTTATCATTTAACGAGGATGCCTTAGATAACAAGGTGGAACATGCATTGGCGTCTCTGATAACAGTGATGTTAGAATCTCCTTCCTTGATAGTACAATTTACGCAAG GTTTGAATTTCAATGAAAGCTCTAAGGAGTATACTCATGGAGTAGTGATAAGATTTCGATCAG TTGAGGCATTCAAGATATTTTTACGCAGTCAAGAATACAAAGAT GTATGGTTATCGAAGTTCCAGCCTATTGTTCTGAAATCACTGTCTCTTCATTTCTCTGTTGATCCGGTGGGAACCGAGCTTATGTAG
- the LOC131603613 gene encoding uncharacterized protein LOC131603613 isoform X1, which yields MSFAMQCSSFAYSCCVPHRFSPTALSFPACKWNGFKIQPKNQIAVFCGAEDRSSNFDSHRKRRKVVEHICLLKAKEALSDEEENDMLDYLYTTQYQMGGIIAISLGRVSAQNPDQYTHALYMRFQKKENLEKFYENSFYSKVLKDHVMTYCHGLINVDYESEVDDDMLSIFRKGEEFSHGVEFVLLLSFNEDALDNKVEHALASLITVMLESPSLIVQFTQGLNFNESSKEYTHGVVIRFRSVEAFKIFLRSQEYKDVWLSKFQPIVLKSLSLHFSVDPVGTELM from the exons ATGAGTTTTGCAATGCAATGCTCAAGCTTTGCTTATTCTTGTTGTGTCCCTCATCGATTCTCCCCAACCGCCCTATCTTTTCCAGCTTGCAAATGGAACGGATTCAAGATCCAACCAAAGAATCAGATTGCTGTATTCTGTGGTGCCGAGGACCGGAGCTCTAACTTTGATTCTCACAGGAAAAG AAGAAAAGTTGTGGAGCACATTTGTCTCCTCAAAGCAAAAGAGGCTTTGTCCGACGAAGAAGAGAATGACATGCTTGATTATTTGTATACCACCCAATATCAAATGGGTGGTATTATTGCAATTTCATTAG GGCGCGTTTCTGCTCAGAATCCTGACCAGTATACTCATGCTCTGTACATGCGGTTTCAGAAGAAGGAAAACCTTGAAAAGTTCTATGAGAATTCCTTTTACTCCAAGGTTCTCAAGGACCACGTAATGACTTACTGCCAT GGATTAATTAATGTGGATTATGAATCTGAAGTCGATGATGACATGCTTTCTATTTTTCGCAAAGGAGAG GAGTTTAGCCATGGAGTGGAGTTTGTTCTTTTGTTATCATTTAACGAGGATGCCTTAGATAACAAGGTGGAACATGCATTGGCGTCTCTGATAACAGTGATGTTAGAATCTCCTTCCTTGATAGTACAATTTACGCAAG GTTTGAATTTCAATGAAAGCTCTAAGGAGTATACTCATGGAGTAGTGATAAGATTTCGATCAG TTGAGGCATTCAAGATATTTTTACGCAGTCAAGAATACAAAGAT GTATGGTTATCGAAGTTCCAGCCTATTGTTCTGAAATCACTGTCTCTTCATTTCTCTGTTGATCCGGTGGGAACCGAGCTTATGTAG